The Acinonyx jubatus isolate Ajub_Pintada_27869175 chromosome E3, VMU_Ajub_asm_v1.0, whole genome shotgun sequence genome has a window encoding:
- the LOC128313633 gene encoding uncharacterized protein LOC128313633: MRKRLRSPAVDPRSGVWAPPRALFINTPRGHPRGATRKVVGSEVRGQQGRQGQTDPLAFAGCWRRGVAGLAVRPRSGAAGCATWCARGPVPARTLPSPHAPAARSAPWWRPRAPHRSSRLRTKRHDAPSGLRATGRGSVASLRQPRVLPPARGLGEGKLGAARPRSHARRRGGPKTPRRAGAGPAASTWPRWRSARPPPLPAQPEFALVRGGPADALRVPRARLMRGGRANERRRAWPLPSPGWALAEPPGCAAVRAVASPPAFDFMPCCFKKDLRRLAERA, from the exons ATGCGGAAGAGGCTCCGCTCCCCGGCAGTCGATCCGCGATCCGGGGTTTGGGCGCCGCCGAGAGCTCTGTTTATAAACACACCGCGCGGCCACCCGCGAGGGGCAACCCGAAAGGTAGTGGGGTCGGAGGTCAGAGGTCAGCAGGGGCGCCAGGGGCAGACCGATCCCTTAGCCTTTGCCGGCTGCTGGCGGCGCGGCGTGGCCGGCCTGGCCGTCCGACCGCGGTCCGGGGCTGCCGGGTGCGCCACGTGGTGCGCACGTGGTCCGGTCCCGGCGCggaccctcccttccccccacgcGCCGGCGGCCCGCAGCGCCCCCTGGTGGCGGCCCCGCGCGCCGCACCGCTCGTCGCGCCTGCGCACCAAGCGTCACGACGCGCCTTCCGGTCTGCGCGCGACCGGGCGTGGGTCGGTTGCGTCCTTGCGACAACCGCGCGTCCTCCCGCCCGCCCGGGGTCTCGGCGAGGGGAAGCTGGGGGCGgcccgcccaaggtcacacgcGCGGCGCCGGGGCGGCCCCAAGACCCCGCGCcgtgcgggggcggggcctgcggcgTCCACGTGGCCCCGGTGGCGGAGCGCCCGGCCCCCGCCGCTGCCTGCCCAGCCCGAGTTTGCGCTCGTGCGCGGCGGCCCCGCGGACGCTCTCCGGGTGCCCCGTGCGCGCTTAATGCGAGGGGGCCGCGCAAACGAGAGGCGACGCGCCTGGCCTCTCCCGTCACCTGGCTGGGCGCTCGCGGAGCCCCCAGGCTGTGCTGCTGTGAGAGCGGTCGCTTCCCCGCCCGCCTTTGATTTTATGCCCTGTTGCTTCAAAAAAGATTTGAGGAGGCTCGCAGAG agagcgtga